One Aegilops tauschii subsp. strangulata cultivar AL8/78 chromosome 7, Aet v6.0, whole genome shotgun sequence genomic window carries:
- the LOC109733957 gene encoding exopolygalacturonase-like: MALRNVAMRALLLLAVVSVAYAAKGKEKKKESADGPAASGPGGEYDITKLGAKPDGTTDCTEAVEEAWASACGSTGNPTIIIPKGDFLTGALNFTGPCKGDGLTIKLEGNLLASNDLAKFKSNWIEIMRVKKLSITGKGNIDGQGKAVWTKNSCQKNYNCKILPNSLVLDFCDDALIEGISIINSKFFHMNIFQCKGVTVKDVKVSAPGDSPNTDGIHMGDSSNVSIIDTTIGVGDDCISIGPGSTQVNISGVTCGPGHGISIGSLGRYKDEKDVTDITVKNCVLKGSTNGLRIKSYEDAKSPLVASKIHYENIEMDDSGYPIIIDQKYCPNKLCTSKGEADRVTVKDVTFKNITGTSSTPEAVSLLCSDKKPCEGVTMSDVKIEYSGKNNKTMAVCTHVKVTATGVDKANTCAA; the protein is encoded by the exons ATGGCATTGAGGAACGTTGCGATGAGAGCCTTGTTGCTCCTGGCGGTGGTGAGCGTGGCATATGCCGCCAAAggcaaggagaagaagaaggagagcgCAGATGGTCCGGCGGCGTCCGGTCCGGGCGGGGAGTACGACATCACCAAGCTCGGCGCCAAGCCCGACGGCACAACGGACTGCACCGAG GCGGTGGAGGAGGCATGGGCTTCGGCATGCGGTAGCACCGGGAACCCGACCATCATCATCCCCAAGGGTGATTTCCTGACTGGAGCTCTGAATTTCACGGGGCCGTGCAAGGGCGACGGACTCACCATCAAGCTGGAAGGCAACCTGCTTGCTTCCAATGACCTGGCCAAGTTCAAGTCTAACTGGATCGAGATCATGCGCGTGAAGAAGCTCTCCATCACCGGCAAAGGCAACATCGACGGTCAGGGCAAGGCCGTCTGGACCAAAAACAGCTGCCAAAAGAACTACAACTGCAAGATATTGCCAAAC TCGTTGGTGCTGGACTTCTGCGACGACGCGCTCATCGAAGGCATCTCCATCATCAATTCCAAGTTCTTCCACATGAACATCTTCCAATGCAAGGGCGTGACCGTCAAGGACGTGAAGGTGAGCGCGCCCGGGGACAGCCCCAACACCGACGGCATCCACATGGGCGACTCGTCCAATGTCAGCATCATCGACACCACCATCGGCGTTGGCGACGACTGCATCTCCATCGGCCCCGGCTCCACACAAGTCAACATCAGCGGCGTGACCTGCGGCCCAGGCCATGGCATCAGCATTGGCAGCCTCGGGAGGTACAAGGACGAGAAGGACGTGACCGACATCACCGTCAAGAACTGTGTGCTCAAGGGCTCCACGAACGGCCTTCGCATCAAGTCGTACGAGGACGCCAAGTCGCCCCTCGTAGCATCCAAGATCCACTACGAGAACATCGAGATGGACGACTCGGGCTACCCCATCATCATCGACCAGAAGTACTGCCCCAATAAACTTTGCACCTCCAAGGGCGAGGCCGACAGGGTCACCGTCAAGGACGTTACCTTCAAAAACATCACCGGCACCTCCTCGACCCCTGAGGCCGTCAGCCTGCTCTGCTCCGACAAGAAGCCCTGCGAAGGCGTCACAATGTCCGACGTCAAGATCGAGTACTCCGGCAAGAACAACAAGACCATGGCTGTCTGCACCCACGTCAAGGTCACCGCCACAGGAGTCGACAAGGCCAACACATGCGCCGCCTGA